From a region of the Nonlabens dokdonensis DSW-6 genome:
- a CDS encoding aminoacyl-tRNA hydrolase, with protein MKMYIIVKDTIPDKLVPVITAHASLACYKKYETNEDMQKWINGIFKKVVCVTNEIEFEKLKDEPNFVALTESSLGNEEVCLAFCPREEYPKRFKFQKMWTPQNN; from the coding sequence ATGAAAATGTACATCATTGTAAAAGACACTATTCCAGATAAACTAGTTCCGGTGATTACTGCTCATGCTTCATTGGCTTGTTATAAAAAGTATGAAACAAATGAGGATATGCAAAAGTGGATCAACGGCATTTTTAAAAAAGTAGTTTGTGTAACCAATGAAATAGAATTTGAGAAGCTTAAAGATGAGCCTAATTTTGTTGCTTTAACAGAATCATCTTTAGGTAATGAAGAAGTTTGTTTAGCATTTTGTCCTAGAGAAGAATATCCAAAAAGATTTAAATTCCAAAAAATGTGGACGCCTCAGAATAATTAA
- a CDS encoding type II toxin-antitoxin system VapC family toxin translates to MSKRIFIDTNVMLDFLGERKPFYEPIAKIATLAEKEKLTMVVSPISFATVNYFISIFENEKIAREKLRKFKIICEICSLDEQTIEKGLNSSIKDFEDALQYFSATESACEIIITRNGKDFKKSLLPVMTADEFLKSLNKN, encoded by the coding sequence ATGAGCAAAAGGATTTTTATAGATACGAATGTTATGCTGGACTTTTTAGGAGAGCGAAAACCGTTTTATGAACCGATTGCTAAGATTGCAACCTTAGCGGAAAAAGAAAAATTGACAATGGTTGTTTCACCTATTTCATTTGCAACAGTAAACTATTTTATATCAATATTTGAGAATGAAAAAATTGCGAGGGAAAAACTAAGAAAATTTAAGATAATCTGTGAAATATGTTCGCTAGATGAACAAACGATTGAAAAAGGACTCAATTCTTCGATAAAGGATTTCGAGGACGCATTGCAATACTTTAGTGCGACAGAATCGGCATGTGAAATCATAATAACAAGAAATGGAAAGGACTTCAAAAAATCGTTATTACCTGTTATGACGGCAGACGAATTTTTGAAATCTTTGAATAAAAATTAG
- a CDS encoding helix-turn-helix domain-containing protein, with protein sequence MIYSQHFLIFVLVEIKSKIGSRIKELRDVKQMSQKDLAYASNLDRSYIASVENGKRNISIVNIEKISSALGVDLKEFFKTKHFENITTD encoded by the coding sequence TTGATTTATAGTCAACATTTCCTCATTTTTGTACTTGTGGAGATTAAATCTAAAATAGGAAGCCGTATCAAGGAATTACGAGATGTCAAGCAGATGTCTCAAAAAGATTTGGCATATGCGTCTAATTTGGATAGAAGTTATATTGCAAGTGTAGAAAATGGAAAGAGAAATATATCGATTGTAAACATTGAGAAAATTTCGTCAGCGCTTGGAGTAGATTTAAAGGAATTTTTTAAAACAAAGCATTTTGAGAACATTACAACAGATTAA
- a CDS encoding Eco57I restriction-modification methylase domain-containing protein: MNKSIINELLDSQEIELIEKHLIYSFLQNNNLEPSKSPIISELLTDFKTEPEVYLIASTLHIKDLKLLENYLELLIPKNDRKVNGAFFTPTYVVDFIIKETSPKINDKCLDPSCGCGAFLIGLVEYYQKTFNKTVKETIKENIYGSDILNYNVKRSKIILSLYGLLNNEIIEESDFNIYNQDSLKANWENEFEIIVGNPPYVKFQDLSDENRLYLINNWKSIENGTFNLYFAFFELGYKLLTENGRLGYITPNNYFTSLAGLSLRQYFLQNKCVTRIVDFRHKKVFDAQTYTAITFANKKINESILFDKIKDEQTCSDFLISANGSPNFLKNLDVSKWRLLKTKEQVNIKIIESVGTPIKQLFNIAVGIATLKDEVFFIDSVNEKNGYLTKTTENGTFLIEKEITRPVYKISQFKSQKDIENNTLRIITPYHTNSKNAVPILEEEFIIKYPKCYEFLLSEKEKLEGRGKGKKVFSPFYVWGRTQGITRFGRKILNPTFSKHPRFLFVPEEDAYYTNGYGIYFDRDHSNNTTLFEDSTHEMSKEVNILVVQKILNSIVMDYYVSNTSVSIQGGFPCYQKNFIEKFTIPNFTKEEIQILNSLDNKMEIDEFLIKKYQVNIPGPKRLSCISSNVLVNPS, from the coding sequence ATGAATAAAAGCATAATAAATGAACTGCTTGATTCTCAAGAGATAGAACTCATTGAGAAACATCTCATTTATTCTTTTCTTCAAAATAATAATTTAGAACCAAGCAAAAGTCCAATAATTTCAGAACTGTTAACTGATTTTAAAACCGAACCAGAAGTTTATTTAATTGCTTCAACTCTTCACATTAAAGACTTAAAACTTTTAGAAAACTATCTTGAGCTATTAATTCCAAAAAACGACAGAAAAGTGAACGGAGCATTCTTTACTCCTACTTATGTTGTTGACTTCATTATCAAAGAAACTTCTCCAAAAATCAACGATAAATGTTTAGATCCAAGTTGCGGTTGTGGAGCATTTTTAATTGGCTTGGTAGAATATTATCAAAAGACTTTCAATAAAACCGTGAAGGAAACCATAAAAGAAAATATTTATGGTTCTGATATTTTAAATTATAATGTAAAACGCTCAAAAATAATCTTATCACTTTATGGACTTCTAAACAATGAAATTATTGAAGAATCTGACTTCAATATTTATAATCAAGATAGTTTAAAAGCTAATTGGGAAAATGAATTTGAAATAATCGTTGGAAATCCACCTTATGTTAAATTTCAAGATTTAAGTGACGAGAATAGACTATATTTAATAAACAATTGGAAAAGTATAGAAAACGGAACTTTTAATTTGTATTTCGCTTTCTTTGAATTAGGTTACAAACTACTAACAGAAAACGGAAGGTTAGGATACATTACTCCAAATAATTATTTTACTTCTTTAGCAGGTTTATCACTTCGCCAATATTTTCTGCAAAATAAATGTGTTACAAGAATTGTAGATTTTAGGCACAAAAAAGTTTTTGACGCTCAAACATATACAGCAATTACCTTTGCTAATAAAAAAATTAATGAATCTATTTTGTTTGATAAAATTAAAGACGAACAAACTTGTTCTGACTTTCTAATTTCAGCAAATGGTTCGCCAAATTTTTTGAAAAATTTAGATGTCAGTAAATGGCGATTATTAAAAACAAAAGAACAAGTAAACATTAAAATAATTGAGAGCGTGGGAACTCCAATAAAACAATTATTTAATATAGCTGTTGGAATTGCAACCTTAAAAGATGAAGTCTTTTTTATAGATTCTGTAAATGAAAAAAACGGATATTTAACAAAAACCACAGAAAACGGAACATTCTTAATTGAGAAAGAAATAACAAGACCTGTTTATAAAATATCTCAATTTAAAAGTCAAAAAGATATTGAAAACAACACTTTAAGAATTATTACACCATATCATACTAATTCCAAAAATGCTGTTCCAATTTTAGAAGAAGAGTTTATTATAAAATACCCCAAATGCTATGAGTTTTTACTTTCGGAGAAAGAAAAATTAGAAGGTCGTGGAAAAGGCAAAAAAGTGTTTTCTCCATTTTATGTTTGGGGCAGAACACAAGGAATTACGCGTTTCGGAAGAAAAATCTTAAACCCAACTTTTAGTAAACATCCAAGATTTCTATTTGTTCCAGAAGAAGATGCTTATTACACAAATGGCTACGGGATTTATTTTGACAGAGACCATTCTAATAATACAACATTATTTGAGGATTCAACACATGAAATGTCCAAAGAGGTAAATATTTTAGTCGTTCAGAAAATTTTGAACTCTATTGTAATGGATTATTACGTAAGCAACACAAGTGTTTCTATTCAAGGAGGTTTTCCTTGTTATCAAAAAAACTTTATTGAAAAATTCACTATTCCAAACTTCACAAAAGAAGAAATTCAAATATTAAATAGCCTTGATAACAAAATGGAAATTGATGAATTTTTAATTAAGAAATATCAAGTTAATATACCTGGCCCAAAACGTTTGTCGTGTATATCAAGTAACGTTCTTGTTAATCCATCATAA
- a CDS encoding DUF6896 domain-containing protein: MTNNREKLLLESLIDFENQANKLIEILADEFELNLADAHPFNKLITRTNNLWKGSINGKWNYQFHGDACRFENNESGQVVDVKINRNGNFGTIHNFGLFHFIQTTQSLSHVLKEISTEEIVFETLAKLESKEFIIEIDEPPFSTKILNRNKITFYNKVLS, translated from the coding sequence TTGACAAATAACAGAGAAAAATTATTACTCGAATCATTAATCGACTTTGAAAATCAAGCCAACAAACTGATTGAAATACTTGCAGATGAATTTGAATTAAATCTTGCGGATGCACATCCATTTAATAAATTGATTACTAGGACAAACAATCTCTGGAAAGGATCTATAAATGGAAAATGGAATTATCAGTTTCACGGAGATGCTTGTAGGTTTGAGAATAATGAATCTGGACAAGTTGTCGATGTGAAAATAAATCGAAATGGAAATTTTGGAACAATTCATAATTTCGGTTTGTTTCACTTCATTCAAACAACTCAAAGTTTGAGTCACGTACTGAAAGAAATAAGTACTGAGGAAATTGTGTTTGAAACTCTAGCGAAACTAGAGAGTAAGGAATTTATTATTGAAATTGACGAACCACCATTCAGTACTAAAATATTGAATAGAAATAAAATAACGTTTTATAACAAAGTACTGTCATAA
- a CDS encoding DUF6364 family protein produces MDTKLTLKLNQRVIEKAKEYASNKKMSLSRIVEAYLQSLTSENDTSEFEISPFVKSISTGTEIPADLDYKKEYSDYLIEKNK; encoded by the coding sequence ATGGATACAAAACTGACTTTGAAGCTTAATCAAAGGGTTATTGAAAAAGCAAAAGAATATGCTTCCAACAAAAAAATGAGTTTATCTCGAATTGTAGAGGCTTATCTGCAATCTTTGACTTCCGAAAATGACACCTCTGAATTTGAGATTTCACCTTTTGTGAAAAGCATCTCAACAGGAACTGAAATCCCAGCTGATTTGGACTATAAAAAAGAATATTCTGATTATTTAATTGAGAAAAATAAATGA